From a region of the Triticum aestivum cultivar Chinese Spring chromosome 7D, IWGSC CS RefSeq v2.1, whole genome shotgun sequence genome:
- the LOC123165769 gene encoding 7-deoxyloganetin glucosyltransferase, which yields MEIGSLAPGERPHAVMIPYPAQGHITPMLKLAKLLHARGFHVTFVNNEFNHRRLLRSQSADTLRGLPAFQFTAIADGLPPSDREATQDIAELCYSTMTTCLPRFKELVVKLNEEAETSDGALPPVTCVVADSTMSFALAAARELGLRCATLWTASACGFMSYCHYKDLLDRGLFPLKEEAQLSNGYLDTIIDWIPSMPKDLRLRDLPSFMRTTDPDDIMFNFFVHETAAMSQASGVVINTWDELDAPLLDAMSKLLPSVYTVGPLHLTVRNNVSKESPLADTGSNLWKEQDAPLRWLDGQPPHSVLYVNFGSITVMSKEHLLEFAWGLANTGYAFLWNVRPDLVKGDDEAALPPEFFAATEGRSMLSTWCPQEKVLEHEAVGIFLTHSGWNSSLEGICGGIPMVCWPFFAEQQTNCRYKCTEWGIGMEIGEDVRRTEVEAMIREAMEGAKGREMRRRVQELRDSALASARCDGRSMRNVDRLIHEVLLA from the exons ATGGAGATCGGGTCTCTGGCGCCGGGTGAGAGGCCGCACGCCGTGATGATCCCGTACCCGGCGCAGGGCCACATCACGCCGATGCTGAAGCTGGCCAAGCTGCTCCACGCCAGGGGCTTCCATGTCACCTTCGTCAACAACGAGTTCAACCACCGCCGGCTGCTCCGCTCCCAGTCCGCCGACACGCTACGTGGCCTGCCCGCGTTCCAGTTCACCGCCATCGCCGACGGCCTTCCGCCGTCCGACCGTGAGGCCACGCAGGACATCGCTGAGTTGTGCTACTCTACAATGACCACCTGCCTCCCCAGGTTCAAGGAGCTCGTCGTCAAGCTCAACGAGGAGGCCGAGACCTCCGACGGCGCACTGCCGCCTGTCACCTGCGTGGTGGCCGATAGCACCATGAGCTTCGCTCTTGCCGCCGCGCGGGAACTCGGCCTCCGCTGCGCCACACTCTGGACCGCCAGCGCCTGTGGTTTCATGAGCTACTGCCACTACAAGGATCTACTCGATCGTGGGCTCTTCCCTCTCAAAG AAGAGGCACAGTTGAGCAACGGATACTTGGACACGATCATAGACTGGATACCGTCCATGCCCAAAGACCTGCGGCTGCGTGACCTCCCTAGCTTCATGCGCACCACGGACCCCGATGACATCATGTTCAACTTCTTCGTCCACGAGACGGCCGCCATGTCGCAGGCGTCGGGGGTGGTGATCAACACCTGGGACGAGCTCGACGCGCCCCTGCTCGATGCCATGTCCAAGCTCCTGCCCTCCGTCTACACAGTGGGGCCACTCCATCTCACGGTCCGCAACAATGTCTCGAAGGAGAGCCCCCTCGCCGACACCGGGTCCAACCTGTGGAAGGAGCAGGACGCGCCCCTCCGGTGGCTCGACGGCCAACCGCCGCACTCCGTGTTGTATGTAAATTTTGGGAGCATCACGGTGATGTCCAAGGAGCATTTGTTGGAGTTCGCGTGGGGGTTGGCCAACACCGGCTACGCCTTCCTGTGGAACGTGCGGCCAGACCTCGTCAAGGGCGACGACGAGGCCGCACTACCGCCAGAGTTTTTCGCGGCGACCGAGGGTCGGAGCATGCTCTCGACGTGGTGCCCGCAGGAGAAGGTGCTGGAGCACGAGGCCGTAGGGATCTTCCTCACGCACTCTGGGTGGAACTCGTCGCTGGAGGGCATATGCGGCGGCATTCCGATGGTGTGTTGGCCCTTCTTTGCTGAGCAGCAGACCAACTGCCGCTACAAGTGCACGGAGTGGGGCATCGGGATGGAGATTGGGGAAGACGTGAGAAGGACCGAGGTGGAGGCCATGATACGGGAGGCCATGGAGGGGGCGAAGGGGCGAGAGATGCGACGGCGTGTGCAAGAGCTCCGGGATAGCGCCCTGGCCTCCGCACGGTGTGACGGAAGGTCCATGCGCAATGTTGATAGGCTCATCCATGAGGTGCTTCTGGCTTGA